The Triticum urartu cultivar G1812 chromosome 5, Tu2.1, whole genome shotgun sequence genome contains the following window.
ACATCCATTGAAGATCAGACGGCGACTAAGGGGGTGTTCGGTTCAGTGACTTTTTAGTCCCAGAGACTAGAAagagtccctaaaaagtccctagtaACCAAACGGAAAGGACTTTTCTACAGGTACTAGAAAAAGACTCTACTAGAGAGTCTTTTTTGATTAGTCcctgggactagaaaaagtcctatgACTTCTCAACCAAACACCCCCTAAGCTTCAGGATGTCGCTCCTTACTTGGTTCCACAAGCTTCTGTACACCAAAGTTCTGTTTTTTCACTCCCCAAAACTAGCTATTTGTTGTATGAATTTGTCATGAGCTGTAGATGATCGTCAGTTCAGTTTCCTGAACCTGACAGAAACACGACCACCTGCTCATCAACAAGTGATACAAGCAAACAACAAAGTGTCTTATCAGATCAGATCATGACAAGATACACTTTGAAAACAAGAGCAGGAGCAGCAACATCAATACAACATGAGAATTTGTTTGTGCAGCATACACATGGATAGACAAGATGGAGGAGTTGGCTTGGAGTTGCAAGATCCAACGGCCACCTGCAGCACCTGTGCGATGACGGAGTTGAAGAGGATGTCCATGAAGTCGTATCATGACGGGCTTGGCCAACGCAGAGAAGAAGGTCTGCTCGGCAGCGCCAGCCTCGCGACAGAGCTGTTCGATCTTGAGGACCGACTTCTCCGACTCGGCCAATTCCTAGGACGTGCAGAGACACGACACCGCGGTGCCGAGCTCGCCGACGGCGCTCTCCACTGTTGCCTGCACGATGACGCTGGTCGGGTGGCCGGTGGTGTCCGGGGACGGCGAGTTGATCTTGAACATAGGGGCTGGACTTTCCATCGTCACGTCGTTCTCGGCACCGTAGGAATCGCCGGCGTGGTGGGCGGGCTCTGCTCTCGCTAGTAGCGATGAGGTGCTCGACCTGCGGGCAACTCCACGGACGGGCGTGGACCTGCATATGATAAGGCGAGAGAAGGGGTGCTGCACGATTGGATCGAGGCCAGGATCGGAAGGGCGTGGATGCGTTTGTTAGTTTTGGCATTATGATCTGGTGTGGCAGTTTTGCAATCTGTCACACGGTTGCCACATACATATTTCGTAATTACTAATACATCTGGAGATACTCAATCATGTCCCAGTTTGATGCAATTGCAATGTCTGAGCGCCGCTCCATCCGGAACCAGGCGACGGCCGGCGATGCCAATGATGCTCTCCCCCGAGACGTCCTCGCCAGCGTCCTGCTCCGCCTCCAGGCGAGCGACCTCCGCCGCTTCCGCCGCGTCTGCAAGGAGGGGCGCGACGTCATCTCCGACCCTACCTTCATCGATGCGCACATGGTCCACGGACCGCAGGCCCTGACCCACACCATCGTGTTCTTTCCCGGACATAGCCGAGTCCATGATGCCCAAGACTCGGACGGCGGCAGCGGGTTCCTCTTCGACGAGCAGTGGCGACTCACGGCCACGTTCACCGCCGGCAGGTCGGCGGACATGGTAGGCACTTGCAAGGGCCTGCTCTGCTTCCTAGACCGCGGCCAGGGCTCCATCACCGTGGTGGAGCCCTTCACGGGCGAGTCGCTCGCCCTGCCTTTGCCGCCGGAGACGCCGCGGAGGCCGGCTTCGACGCCGGTTCGAGGCGATACAAGATCGTTCACATGGGATTCCAGGATAGCTCCGCGGAGCAAGCAGTGCACGTGTGCACGGTCGGAGGCCGCGGGGACTGGAGGAGCGTGCACGTCGCCGGCGGAGCAGACGGCGAGCCCCACCGTGGCCCCGCGTGCGCCGACGGAGCGGTGTACTGGTCCGTGGAAGGGGAGGAGCGGGAGACGAGGAGCGCGCGCCTCGACCTGGCGACGGAGGAGGTGACGTGGGAGGCGTGGGACTGTATCCGGAACCCGATGACGCCGGCGCTGAGCGCGACGACAGGATGGGACGCACAGGTGGACGTGATGACCTTCATGCCGCGGCTGTTCTTGTACTGGGACGCGTTGTTCATCGGAGACGGCGGCCGCTGCTTTGTGCACGGGCTCGTGAAGCTGCCTTCCCTGCGGCGCCCCTCGCTGGGGCAGTCGTTGCAACGGGGGCACCTCCTGCTGGAGGACCGTGGCGACGGCGGCATGTACGCTCACCCAATTGCGCCGTTGAGGAATGGTGTGGGCTTGGGGAAGCTGCTGCTCAAGATAGgcagggaggaggaggagccggccATGGCCAAGAGCTCGTCGAGCAGCCAGCACGATGACAGGACTCCCGGGTTGTTCAGCGCGGTCCCGTTCAGCCAGGAGCCGTCGGCCCGAGTAAGACGAGCGCCACACGAACCAGACAATGCAAGAACGTTTTGCTATGCCCCGACGGTGTCTCCTGCTCCCTTGGCACACTACTTCGGCAAGCTCTGACTGAGGCTTGCACAAACTACAATCAAGGCAGAAACCAGTGGCTTAATTATTGTATATATTTCTCTTTGATTTACGTCATTATCCCTTGATCCATCTTAACTAATGAGTTTGATTCTGGAAACCACCACTTAAATACTCCAAGCAACAACAAGATAATGCAATTCTTACAATTATCCCTCGACACATCTGAGCAACAGAAAGATAATGCAATTCTTACAATTACCATCACTCCAGAAATTCTACTATAGTAGCCCTAAGCAACACAGTAACACCAACCACAGGCACGCGTTCAACAGGTTTGGCATGATTTTGTTGGCCAAACAAATTGGATATTAAGCTGCACATCAATTGAACAAAGGAACTGCTAAGACTGTAACACATCAATCCTGAGAGCGTCCATCAGAAATTTCCAGGGTGCAAGCAATGAATAGCTCCAGCCGATACTACTTCCCTTAATCTACATAGTTCACTACATGCTTCAAGGAGAAAGGGGACACTTCTGCTTCAGATGTGTGACCTTCTCCAGCCGCTTCATATCACATCTACTCACTCAGGTTGCATCCGCGGATGTAAGGGTGGTCGTACTTTATATACCTTGTCCAGTATGGTCGGTACTTGGTCATTGCCAGCTCCAGCCATGGCTTCATGTTCCCATTGTAGTGAGCGACAGCAGCATTGTCTATCTCTGAGCGGTCGATGCTTGGGTTGTATCCTAGTCCAAGGACATGCCACGATTTATCCAGGGGATGCGTCAGCTTGTAGAACGTCATGAGCCCAGGTGGAAGTGTCCCGAGCTTCCAAAGAACCCTGTCTTCATTCTAACAGAAGAAAACGGTAGGATAATGTGAGATATGATGCATTTGAACAATGATATGAAATCCTATGGTGATGTTACTAATCTCACCATGGTTTGCCACTTGTGGTAGATCCCGGTAATATCTTTGTTCTTCCACTGCTTGAGATCAAAGATGTTCATCCCATAAGCCCAACCACAAGCATTAGGGTCAAAGTTCCGAGCAATGTGTGGATTTGAGAAGTTAAGATACTTGTCAAAACGGTGGAAACTCTCTCCACAGGTAAACACTGCACCATTAACCATTCCGTTTAGATCAACATCCCACAATCCTGTCAAATCTTTCTGCACAACTATGTCATCATCGAGGAAAAGTATCTTATCCAACTTTGGATAGATCTCCGGGAGATAAAATCTCAAGTGGTTCAGCATGGAAAGGTACTTGGGGTTACGGTACTTTAGGTTTGAAGAACCTGCTGAAAGAGTGGTGGGACGATCAGCCTTGAAATAAAACTCTTTCATGGCAGCAGACTCCAGTTGACGTAAAACAGGACAGTACGATGAGTTCAACCACTTAAACTCATCCACATTCTCAACATGGATAGTGGCCTTGCCAGGTGGGTTCAGCAAAAACCACATGTTCATGGCTCCAAAGTTCAACTTATCAGTCACAAGATGGAAAACATGTTTCTCAGGCTCCTGAAAAAGTCATATCGACCATTATCGTTAGAAACAGCTATCATACAAGAGTGCATTGATAGGAGAATCTTGAAAATTACCTTGGCATTCATGATGGTTGAGTTTACAACAACAGAGGCAGCCAAGACATTGTCCGAGAAAAGTGCATAGTGGTAGAGCTCTGGATTTTCCAAGTTTTCACTCCTCGGGAACTTCCGTTTCTCCACAGGAAGGAGATAGTAATCTATTGTTAAGCGCATAGACAAGCAGTGAATGCTGTTTGGAATCGTCTTTGCAGCCAACTGGCTGAGAAATGTGCTCTGCTTCTTCAAGCTCCTGACCTGTTCATCTGCTGACTGAAGCATTGCCCTTAGTCTCTGACTTATCACCTTGCAATCATACAATTCTTCTCTGGCCTTGGTTAAAACTTGACCCATCGCTCTCATTCTATCAGGTGCACTGTAAAGTAGCATATTTGTGAAAAGAGAGGAACAAGGTAACTGAGTAAGAAATAAGCAATAATACTTTCGACACAGCACACCTGCGATGAAGGTCAGCATCTGCAGTAGCCTCTCCTACGGCCCGATGGCTTTCCTTGATTCGGCTCTGCAGTTCTTGATAAAGACCATGCTTGTTCTTTGATTTTGCAAGCACAGAGTAAACACGAGCCATAATAATTTGGTCCCTCATCAACCTGACTGTTGAATCTGAGTTCTCATTCTCATTCTCTTTTCTCCATATGCTGTATTTCCCAAGGACAGCAGAATCTACAGCCTTCGATCGCTCAATAGCCGCATTCTCCAGCTTAACAAGCGCTTCATCATCTTTCCGTACCAAATCCATTGCCCTCTTTTCCCGCCTTATCTCCCGTAGTTTCTGTATCAACCAAATAGTACCAAGACGTCATATGAAAGATTTATATCAAGTTATCAACAGAGACAAGAATGTATTAACATAGTATATACCAGTTACTTACCCTTCGAGCTATTTTTGCTGCTGTATCAACTTGATGTCCATCTGCATGGACAATAACTTTATTATCTACTACCTAGTCAAATTATGTAAATGAATAACTTGGAGAAGAAAAAACAATTATATCTATACCTGAACCATCCTTGGGTGCTTTATATATTAGAGGTACATGTTCTGCAGAACTGTTTTGAGTTTTTGCCTTGTCGTCAACAACCAAATTAGTATTCATCTTGTGATCAACTAGATCATCAGTTTTCCAAGAAGGAGAGGGATGATCCCTAAAGAAGTCAAGATTCAGAGTGCCTGTTTCTTGTTGACTAGCAGCTATAGCATCGATTACCTGAAGATCAATAAATTGGATGACTATAAGTACAGAGGAATTGAAGAAACTTAAGGTTTCATATGTTGAACAGCATAACAGTTCGAACAAGATAGTCTAAACTAAGTACAGCCTCATAAAACAGAAATATAGAATTGAAAGATGGGCATGTACACTACTAACTGCAAGATGTTCTGACCTCCTTAGACAAAACAGATTTCAGATTGTTTGTTGCCAGTTGCTCTTGCCAATCTGTTTCCTGCAAGACAGGCTTCAATGTGAGACGAATCGTAGAAAGTAAGGCTGGTAAAATAAATTTGACTCCCTTTTAGAATGGGTAAATACCTGGTTACCATCAGCACCCTTGGGATCTGCAAATGAACAAAATATGCCATCACTTATTTATCTTGAGTTAATAAAATGTTGCTATCAAACATTACAACAAAACATTGTTCGCAAATACTAACAGCTAACAACAAAAAAGGCAAGTAAGGTTTTAGCCGATGATAAAGCAAAAGACAACTCGTCATGCTTAAGACGATTTCATCCCATCATGGTTCAGTTTGCACGGATAAGTATAGGTTTGATTTGTTATCACTACTACTATGCCATGGGTATGCATTATGGCTTCTCCTAACAGCAGCCATACATCCAACCTACGATTGACATAAAACCTGGCACCAAGTGAGGAAAACAGGAGAAGGATATCCAGATCTCTTGAATCAGAAGGTCCACTGCCTCTCACAGGTTCGTGATCATTCGCAGTtccgtctattaccttttggttTTACAACCGAGCAACACGTTGCAGCTACGATTCCCATCCAACCCTAGCAGTGCCCAGAGGCTGAGGCCAAACCACATGAATTGCTGAATAACAATCCTGAACCACACAAATCAAATCTACACGGCGGACTCCACTCTCGCGGTACCCTCGCCAAATCAAACCCGCAGAAGCGCATCAAACTCGCAGCCCAAGCGAATCCGAGCGCGGATAGACCAACCTAGGTGCAGCGGGAGCCGAAATTAAGAATCGATGGCGCCTCGTACGAAATCCATGGCATAGGAAGCGGGGTTTCTCTAACAAAAGTGTCCTAGGGAGTGAGGCGGGGGCGAACCGGACGCGACGTGGACGTGGCCGCCGCTGCGCACGACGAAGAAGATCGACGGCGCGAGGACGAAGAGGAAGACGAGGACCACCACCGGCGGCAGCGCGCCGGAGCCGCGCctcgctccgccgccgccgccagcgcccGCGGAGGAGTACGGGAGCCGCTTCGGGGACGCCATCTCCGGCCACGCGTCGTGGGCGGAGGGGGAGGGCCCTGGTCCGATCCGGTCGGAGTGAGGCGGCCTGGCGGCGAGGGGCTCGCCGTGCGCGcgccccctttccccccttctctcGCCCTCGCCTGCGGGGGAGTGTGGGGAGTGGCGTGGGGTAGCCACGAATGGTAAGGGAGGAATTCAGGAAAGATCGCGTATCGCTTTGGTTTGGTCTTGGGTACTGCGGTATCTGGGCGCACGCGATCGAAGCCCATATCGGACGTGTGGGCCGGTTGGTTGGTGCCTTACTGATGGGCTTACACAATCGAAGCCCACGACGGACGTGTGGGCCGGTCGGTGCCTTATTGATGGGTCTACGACGGATGTGTGGGCCTGTTGGCGCCTTAAATTCTTAGATTTTATTCACGAGTGTGGGTGCAAATGAGGTCAACTAAGTGCTGGATATTTATTGTCAAGCGACGGGGCAACGAATCAACTATGGAAAATCTTGAGGACGGGGCGTCGACCCGTTGGTTGTGCTGCTGGAGT
Protein-coding sequences here:
- the LOC125510102 gene encoding polygalacturonate 4-alpha-galacturonosyltransferase — translated: MASPKRLPYSSAGAGGGGGARRGSGALPPVVVLVFLFVLAPSIFFVVRSGGHVHVASDPKGADGNQETDWQEQLATNNLKSVLSKEVIDAIAASQQETGTLNLDFFRDHPSPSWKTDDLVDHKMNTNLVVDDKAKTQNSSAEHVPLIYKAPKDGSDGHQVDTAAKIARRKLREIRREKRAMDLVRKDDEALVKLENAAIERSKAVDSAVLGKYSIWRKENENENSDSTVRLMRDQIIMARVYSVLAKSKNKHGLYQELQSRIKESHRAVGEATADADLHRSAPDRMRAMGQVLTKAREELYDCKVISQRLRAMLQSADEQVRSLKKQSTFLSQLAAKTIPNSIHCLSMRLTIDYYLLPVEKRKFPRSENLENPELYHYALFSDNVLAASVVVNSTIMNAKEPEKHVFHLVTDKLNFGAMNMWFLLNPPGKATIHVENVDEFKWLNSSYCPVLRQLESAAMKEFYFKADRPTTLSAGSSNLKYRNPKYLSMLNHLRFYLPEIYPKLDKILFLDDDIVVQKDLTGLWDVDLNGMVNGAVFTCGESFHRFDKYLNFSNPHIARNFDPNACGWAYGMNIFDLKQWKNKDITGIYHKWQTMNEDRVLWKLGTLPPGLMTFYKLTHPLDKSWHVLGLGYNPSIDRSEIDNAAVAHYNGNMKPWLELAMTKYRPYWTRYIKYDHPYIRGCNLSE